Proteins encoded together in one Kitasatospora albolonga window:
- a CDS encoding AsnC family transcriptional regulator: protein MEELDRQIVELLVKDGRMSYTDLGKATGLSTSAVHQRVRRLEQRGVIRGYAAVVDPEAVGLPLTAFISVKPFDPSAPDDIAERLAGVPELEACHSVAGDENYILKVRVATPLELEHLLTRIRSLAGVSTRTTVVLSTPYEARPPRV, encoded by the coding sequence ATGGAGGAGCTGGACCGTCAGATTGTGGAGTTGCTCGTCAAGGACGGGCGGATGAGCTACACCGACCTGGGCAAGGCCACCGGCCTGTCCACCTCGGCCGTTCATCAGCGCGTCCGCCGACTCGAGCAGCGCGGGGTGATCCGCGGCTATGCCGCGGTGGTCGACCCCGAGGCCGTCGGGCTGCCCCTCACCGCGTTCATCTCGGTGAAGCCGTTCGACCCCAGCGCGCCCGACGACATCGCGGAGCGGCTCGCCGGGGTGCCGGAGCTGGAGGCGTGCCACAGCGTGGCCGGGGACGAGAACTACATCCTCAAGGTGCGGGTGGCGACCCCGCTGGAGCTGGAGCACCTGCTCACCCGCATCCGCTCGCTGGCGGGCGTCTCGACCCGTACGACCGTCGTCCTGTCCACCCCGTACGAGGCCCGGCCCCCGCGCGTCTGA
- a CDS encoding acyl-CoA dehydrogenase, giving the protein MSDRAPQPVERRLPTEESRQLVALVRDIVSKEIAPRAAEEEDAGRFPREIFTLLSESGLLGLPYGSEHGGGDQPYEVYLQVLEELAAARLTVGLGVSVHSLSCHALAGYGTEEQRAAYLPAMLSGGLLGAYCLSEPASGSDAASLRTKAVRDGEDWVITGTKAWITHGGVADFYTVLARTGVDGPRGITAFLVPGDAEGLNAALPEKKMGMKGSPTAQLNFDGVRIADDRRIGEEGQGFAIALSALDSGRLGIAACAIGVAQAALDEAVAYATDRRQFGRPIADFQGLRFMLADMATQIEAGRALYLEAARLRDAGEPFSRQAAMAKLFCTDAAMRVTTDAVQVLGGYGYTLDFPVERLMREAKVLQIVEGTNQIQRMVIARHLAGPETR; this is encoded by the coding sequence ATGTCCGACCGTGCCCCGCAGCCGGTGGAACGCCGTCTGCCCACCGAGGAGTCCCGGCAGCTCGTCGCGCTCGTCCGCGACATCGTGTCCAAGGAGATCGCCCCCCGGGCGGCCGAGGAGGAGGACGCGGGCCGCTTCCCGCGCGAGATCTTCACCCTCCTCTCCGAATCCGGCCTCCTCGGACTTCCCTACGGCTCCGAGCACGGCGGCGGCGATCAGCCCTACGAGGTCTACCTCCAGGTCCTGGAGGAGCTGGCCGCGGCCCGCCTCACCGTCGGCCTCGGCGTCAGCGTCCACTCGCTGTCCTGCCACGCGCTCGCCGGATACGGCACCGAGGAGCAGCGCGCCGCGTACCTCCCGGCGATGCTCTCCGGCGGTCTGCTGGGCGCCTACTGCCTCTCCGAGCCCGCCTCCGGCTCCGACGCCGCCTCCCTGCGCACCAAGGCCGTACGTGACGGCGAGGACTGGGTGATCACCGGGACCAAGGCATGGATCACCCACGGCGGTGTCGCCGACTTCTACACCGTGCTCGCCCGTACCGGCGTCGACGGCCCGCGCGGCATCACCGCCTTCCTCGTCCCCGGTGACGCCGAGGGGCTGAACGCCGCCCTCCCCGAGAAGAAGATGGGGATGAAGGGCTCGCCCACGGCCCAGCTCAACTTCGACGGCGTACGGATCGCGGACGACCGCCGTATCGGCGAGGAGGGCCAGGGCTTCGCCATCGCCCTGTCCGCGCTCGACTCCGGCCGCCTGGGCATCGCCGCCTGCGCCATCGGGGTCGCCCAGGCGGCCCTGGACGAGGCCGTCGCGTACGCCACCGACCGGCGCCAGTTCGGCCGCCCCATCGCGGACTTCCAGGGGCTGCGGTTCATGCTCGCCGACATGGCCACCCAGATCGAGGCCGGCCGGGCGCTCTACCTGGAGGCGGCCCGGCTGCGCGACGCGGGGGAGCCCTTCTCCCGCCAGGCGGCCATGGCCAAACTCTTCTGCACGGACGCGGCCATGCGGGTCACCACCGACGCCGTCCAGGTGCTCGGCGGCTACGGCTACACGCTGGACTTCCCGGTCGAACGGCTGATGCGCGAGGCCAAGGTGCTCCAGATCGTGGAGGGCACCAACCAGATCCAGCGCATGGTCATCGCGCGCCACCTCGCGGGTCCGGAGACCCGCTGA
- a CDS encoding chitinase encodes MLAPHRPRARLRALAAAVCTAALGATLLGVAGTSPAGAAPAAQPAAATAAETAPTAAGDKVIGYFTNWGVYDRNYHVKNIVTSGSAEKLTHINYAFGNVQNGKCTIGDAYADFEKAYTAEESVDGVADTWDQELRGNFNQLRKLKELHPDLKILWSFGGWSWSGGFGEAAQNPAAFAQSCYDLVEDPRWADVFDGIDIDWEYPNACGLTCDTSGRDAYGELLGELRKTFGDDNLITSAITADGSDGGKIDAVDYAGAAKHLDWYLPMTYDFFGAFAAKGPTAPHSPLTSYPGIPTEGFNSDAAISKLKSLGIPSEKLLLGIGFYGRGWTGVTQSEPGGSATGAAPGTYEAGIEDYKVLKNSCPASGTVAGTAYAHCGDDWWSYDTPETIGTKMAYKNEQSLGGTFFWELSGDTANGELIKAID; translated from the coding sequence ATGCTCGCACCGCACCGTCCCCGCGCCCGGCTCCGGGCGCTCGCCGCGGCCGTCTGTACGGCGGCGCTCGGCGCCACCCTGCTCGGCGTCGCCGGTACGTCACCGGCCGGCGCGGCCCCCGCCGCACAGCCCGCCGCAGCCACCGCCGCCGAGACCGCCCCCACAGCGGCCGGCGACAAGGTGATCGGATACTTCACCAACTGGGGTGTCTACGACCGGAATTACCACGTCAAGAACATCGTGACGTCGGGTTCCGCGGAGAAGCTCACCCACATCAACTACGCGTTCGGCAATGTACAGAACGGCAAGTGCACGATCGGCGACGCCTATGCCGACTTCGAGAAGGCGTACACCGCCGAGGAGTCGGTCGACGGGGTCGCCGACACCTGGGACCAGGAACTGCGCGGCAACTTCAACCAGTTGCGCAAGCTGAAGGAGCTCCACCCGGACCTCAAGATCCTCTGGTCCTTCGGCGGCTGGAGCTGGTCCGGCGGTTTCGGTGAGGCCGCGCAGAACCCCGCCGCCTTCGCGCAGTCCTGCTACGACCTGGTGGAGGACCCCCGCTGGGCCGATGTCTTCGACGGCATCGACATCGACTGGGAGTACCCCAACGCCTGCGGCCTGACCTGCGACACAAGCGGCCGTGACGCCTACGGCGAGCTGCTCGGCGAACTGCGGAAGACCTTCGGGGACGACAACCTGATCACCTCGGCGATCACGGCGGACGGCTCCGACGGCGGCAAGATCGACGCGGTGGACTACGCGGGGGCGGCCAAGCACCTCGACTGGTACCTGCCGATGACGTACGACTTCTTCGGCGCGTTCGCGGCCAAGGGCCCGACGGCCCCGCACTCCCCGCTGACCTCCTACCCGGGCATCCCGACGGAGGGCTTCAACTCCGACGCCGCGATCTCCAAGCTGAAGTCGCTCGGCATCCCGTCGGAGAAGCTGCTGCTGGGCATCGGCTTCTACGGCCGGGGCTGGACCGGGGTCACCCAGTCCGAGCCGGGCGGCAGCGCGACCGGAGCGGCGCCGGGCACGTACGAGGCGGGCATCGAGGACTACAAGGTCCTCAAGAACAGCTGCCCCGCCTCGGGCACGGTGGCCGGTACGGCGTACGCCCACTGCGGCGACGACTGGTGGAGCTACGACACCCCGGAGACCATCGGCACCAAGATGGCGTACAAGAACGAACAGTCCCTGGGAGGAACCTTCTTCTGGGAGCTGAGCGGTGACACCGCGAACGGCGAGCTGATCAAGGCGATCGACTAG
- a CDS encoding luciferase family oxidoreductase — MATARTPLTVLDLVPVPSGSTASDALRNSLDLVRRTEQLGYSRYWFAEHHFNPGVAGTSPAVLLALAASATSAIRLGSGALQLGHRTALSTVEEFGLLDAAHPGRFDLGLGRSGGPVERDVPAKEAAGSGGRTANGLLVPGRYSNEHLLRSPRLALHRGLLQLPGAESQAYDEQVADILALLAGTYAPDAGFETSVVPGEGAALQLWVLGSSAGISARVAGANGLRFAANYHVSPGTVLEAVEGYRQAFRPSAELDRPHVSVSADVVVADDEDTARELATGYGLWVRSIRSGEGAIAFPAPEEARRHIWSEEDRALVADRTGTQFIGTAPRVAERLRTLRDATGADELIVTTITHDHADRVRSYELLAAEWGLTAG, encoded by the coding sequence GTGGCCACCGCCCGCACTCCGCTCACCGTCCTCGACCTCGTGCCGGTCCCCAGCGGATCAACGGCCTCGGACGCCTTGCGCAACAGCCTCGACCTGGTCCGCCGCACCGAGCAACTCGGCTACAGCCGCTACTGGTTCGCCGAACACCACTTCAACCCCGGCGTCGCGGGGACCTCCCCGGCCGTGCTCCTGGCGCTCGCCGCTTCGGCCACCTCCGCCATCCGGCTCGGCTCCGGGGCGCTCCAGCTCGGACACCGTACGGCCCTGTCGACGGTGGAGGAGTTCGGGCTGCTGGACGCGGCACACCCGGGCCGGTTCGACCTCGGGCTCGGCCGCTCGGGCGGGCCGGTGGAGCGTGACGTACCGGCGAAGGAGGCGGCCGGTTCCGGCGGGCGGACCGCCAACGGCCTTCTTGTGCCCGGCCGTTACTCCAACGAGCACCTGCTGCGTTCACCGCGCCTCGCCCTGCACCGCGGGCTGCTCCAGCTGCCGGGGGCCGAATCGCAGGCGTACGACGAACAAGTGGCCGACATCCTGGCCCTGCTGGCGGGCACCTACGCCCCGGACGCGGGGTTCGAGACCTCTGTGGTGCCGGGGGAAGGCGCCGCGCTGCAACTGTGGGTCCTGGGCAGCAGCGCCGGGATCAGCGCCCGGGTGGCCGGGGCCAACGGGCTCCGGTTCGCGGCCAATTACCACGTCAGCCCGGGCACGGTGCTGGAGGCCGTCGAGGGATACCGGCAGGCGTTCAGGCCGTCGGCCGAGCTGGACCGGCCCCATGTGAGCGTCTCCGCCGATGTCGTGGTCGCCGACGACGAGGACACCGCCCGCGAACTGGCCACGGGGTACGGCCTGTGGGTGCGGAGCATCCGCAGCGGCGAGGGCGCCATCGCCTTCCCCGCCCCGGAGGAGGCCCGCCGCCACATCTGGAGCGAGGAGGACCGGGCGCTGGTCGCCGACCGGACCGGTACCCAGTTCATCGGGACCGCGCCCCGGGTCGCCGAGCGGCTGCGGACCCTGCGGGACGCGACGGGGGCGGACGAGCTGATCGTCACGACCATCACGCACGACCACGCCGACCGGGTGCGGAGCTATGAACTGCTCGCCGCGGAATGGGGGTTGACGGCCGGGTGA
- a CDS encoding cupin, translating to MTMLPRILLPGEGEAVQIGTTTKTTFKAVGAETDDRLGLFEHRMEPGAPGASPHIHREQLEAFYVLDGVVELHLDGKTFAAPPGTYVNVPENMSHGFRNPYQDQATMLIIFTPAINREEYFRGLAELYADGNRPTEDELLDLMARYDQFELTLDGTTSRPGWGRH from the coding sequence ATGACCATGCTTCCCCGCATACTGCTTCCCGGTGAAGGCGAAGCGGTGCAGATAGGCACGACGACCAAGACCACGTTCAAGGCCGTCGGCGCCGAGACCGACGACCGCCTCGGCCTCTTCGAACACCGGATGGAGCCCGGCGCCCCGGGTGCGTCGCCGCACATCCACCGCGAACAGCTGGAAGCCTTCTACGTCCTGGACGGCGTCGTCGAACTGCACCTGGACGGGAAGACGTTCGCCGCGCCGCCGGGCACCTATGTGAACGTCCCCGAGAACATGTCGCACGGGTTCCGCAACCCTTACCAGGACCAGGCGACCATGCTCATCATCTTCACGCCCGCCATCAACCGCGAGGAGTACTTCCGGGGTCTGGCCGAGCTGTACGCGGACGGGAACAGGCCCACCGAGGACGAACTGCTCGATCTCATGGCCCGGTACGACCAGTTCGAACTGACCCTGGACGGGACGACCTCCCGCCCCGGCTGGGGCAGGCACTGA
- a CDS encoding cysteine synthase A, with protein sequence MLAPDRRRPATSLDDLIGRTPVIRLDLGGTESGTTVYAKLEMANPLSSVKDRTGLYMLEAAEKRGELTPGRSTVVEATSGNTGISLAALCAARGYTCVIVLPDNATNERVQLLRAFGAEVVRTPHEQGYAAAIEKAQEIHRERPGSWFACQHENPDNVRAHYATTGPEIWHDTGGRVDVLVCGVGTGGTLSGTARYLRERNPDLRVVAVEPVRSPVLTEGWGGPHRIPGLNGGFVADTTDVDVIDEVVTVSDAEAFATARFLARTFGLLVGVSSGAAAHACRLLAGRPAYAGRTIVTVFPDTGERYLSWLEAAADEEEQAGGVHGTETVAKI encoded by the coding sequence ATGCTCGCCCCGGACCGACGCAGGCCCGCGACCTCGCTCGACGATCTGATCGGCAGAACCCCCGTCATCCGGCTCGACCTGGGCGGGACGGAGTCCGGCACCACCGTCTACGCCAAGCTGGAGATGGCCAACCCGCTCTCCAGCGTGAAGGACCGCACCGGCCTGTACATGCTGGAGGCGGCCGAGAAGCGCGGCGAGCTGACCCCCGGCCGCTCCACCGTCGTGGAGGCCACCTCCGGGAACACCGGCATCTCGCTGGCCGCCCTGTGCGCCGCCCGGGGCTACACCTGCGTCATCGTCCTCCCGGACAACGCCACCAACGAACGGGTCCAGCTGCTGCGCGCGTTCGGCGCCGAGGTGGTGCGGACACCGCACGAGCAGGGGTACGCGGCGGCGATCGAGAAGGCCCAGGAGATCCACCGCGAGCGCCCCGGCTCCTGGTTCGCCTGCCAGCACGAGAACCCCGACAACGTGCGGGCGCACTACGCCACCACCGGCCCGGAGATCTGGCACGACACCGGGGGCCGGGTCGACGTCCTGGTCTGCGGGGTCGGCACCGGCGGCACCCTGAGCGGCACCGCGCGCTACCTCAGGGAGCGCAATCCCGACCTCCGGGTGGTCGCGGTCGAGCCGGTCCGCTCTCCCGTCCTCACCGAGGGCTGGGGCGGCCCGCACCGCATCCCGGGGCTGAACGGCGGGTTCGTGGCGGACACGACCGACGTCGACGTGATCGACGAGGTGGTCACCGTCTCCGACGCCGAGGCTTTCGCCACCGCCCGCTTCCTGGCCCGCACCTTCGGCCTGCTGGTGGGGGTCTCCTCCGGGGCGGCGGCCCACGCCTGCCGACTCCTGGCCGGGCGCCCCGCGTACGCGGGCAGGACCATCGTCACGGTCTTCCCCGACACCGGCGAGAGGTATCTGTCATGGCTCGAGGCCGCCGCCGACGAGGAGGAGCAGGCCGGCGGAGTGCACGGCACCGAAACCGTCGCGAAGATTTGA
- a CDS encoding serine acetyltransferase — protein sequence MIRSRDPSVHSRTEALLHPAVPAVWGHRVAHRLHLRGLRRTARLVSAAARLASGGIEIHPGATIGRGFFVDHGAGVVIGETAVVGDDVTVFHQVTLGAVGWWHDEARAEGARRHPEVGDRVVIGANATLLGPITVGHDTVVGAQALVIRDVPSHSRVLAPVAAAPRPRRTPHQPLPSRPSREKEVTVLFPAW from the coding sequence ATGATCAGGTCGCGCGACCCGTCGGTGCACTCGCGCACCGAGGCCCTGCTGCACCCCGCCGTCCCCGCCGTCTGGGGCCACCGCGTGGCGCACCGGCTGCACCTCAGGGGGCTGCGCCGCACCGCGCGGCTGGTCTCCGCCGCCGCGCGGCTGGCGTCGGGCGGGATCGAGATCCACCCGGGCGCCACGATCGGCCGAGGCTTCTTCGTCGACCACGGAGCCGGGGTGGTGATCGGTGAGACCGCCGTTGTCGGCGACGACGTCACGGTCTTCCACCAGGTGACACTGGGCGCGGTCGGCTGGTGGCACGACGAGGCCAGGGCCGAGGGCGCGCGCCGCCACCCCGAGGTGGGGGACCGGGTCGTGATCGGCGCCAACGCCACCCTGCTCGGGCCGATCACCGTCGGCCACGACACCGTCGTCGGCGCGCAGGCCCTGGTGATCCGCGATGTGCCGAGCCACTCCCGGGTGCTCGCCCCGGTGGCCGCCGCACCGCGCCCGCGCCGTACGCCCCATCAGCCCCTCCCGTCGCGCCCGTCGCGTGAGAAGGAGGTCACCGTTCTCTTCCCCGCCTGGTGA
- a CDS encoding EamA family transporter, giving the protein MKNATVGRFLLLAFLWGGSFTFIKVSLDGLTPGQLVLSRLVLGAAVLLAIVAFRRIGLPRSARVWGHVAAAALFGNVIPFLLLSYGEQTTGAGIAGVLIGATPLLTLTIAAAALPTERATRRKVLGLIIGFVGVVLLIGPWTDALGSLGGQLACLGAALSYACGFVYVRKYLSPLGLAPMAAAASQLLAATVLQAVVTPFLTWRTPEFTLEVTFSIVALGLFSTGLAYVLYFRLIGDVGATTASAVNYVVPVASVLIGVVALGESVTWNLLVGGLVVLAGVAYAENRLRQLRPKDPAPADPPARSAPETTADTPSGPPTATTPEPGAAEGAEPAAGSRPGGTEGPR; this is encoded by the coding sequence ATGAAGAACGCAACCGTCGGCCGGTTCCTGCTGCTGGCATTCCTGTGGGGAGGCAGCTTCACCTTCATCAAGGTGTCACTGGACGGGCTGACCCCCGGTCAGCTCGTGCTCAGCCGCCTGGTGCTGGGTGCCGCCGTCCTGCTCGCCATCGTCGCGTTCCGCAGGATCGGCCTTCCCCGGTCCGCCCGCGTCTGGGGCCATGTCGCCGCCGCCGCCCTCTTCGGCAACGTCATCCCGTTCCTGCTGCTCTCCTACGGCGAACAGACCACGGGGGCCGGTATCGCGGGCGTCCTCATCGGCGCCACCCCGCTGCTGACCCTGACCATCGCCGCCGCCGCGCTGCCCACCGAGCGGGCGACCCGGCGCAAGGTCCTCGGGCTCATCATCGGATTCGTCGGCGTGGTGCTCCTGATCGGCCCGTGGACCGACGCCCTCGGCTCCCTCGGCGGACAGCTCGCCTGCCTCGGCGCCGCACTGAGCTACGCGTGCGGCTTCGTGTACGTACGCAAGTACCTCTCCCCGCTCGGCCTCGCCCCCATGGCCGCCGCGGCCTCCCAGCTCCTCGCCGCCACCGTGCTCCAGGCCGTGGTCACCCCCTTCCTCACCTGGCGAACCCCGGAGTTCACCCTCGAGGTGACGTTCAGCATCGTCGCGCTCGGCCTGTTCAGCACCGGTCTGGCGTACGTGCTCTACTTCCGCCTCATCGGTGACGTCGGCGCCACCACCGCCTCCGCCGTGAACTACGTGGTCCCGGTCGCCTCCGTCCTCATCGGCGTGGTGGCGCTCGGCGAGTCCGTCACCTGGAACCTGCTGGTCGGCGGCCTGGTGGTGCTCGCGGGTGTGGCGTACGCGGAGAACCGCCTACGGCAGCTCCGCCCCAAGGACCCGGCGCCCGCCGACCCGCCCGCCCGCTCGGCTCCGGAGACGACGGCGGACACGCCCTCGGGCCCGCCCACGGCCACGACGCCGGAACCCGGAGCCGCCGAAGGCGCCGAACCGGCCGCGGGCAGCCGCCCCGGCGGCACCGAGGGGCCCCGGTGA